GGACTACGGCTGAAAAACTGAATCCATTCTCCGTTGTAATCATCGTTACCTATTTTGTAGCGACCACCTCCATTATCGTATATAAACGGCATGCCCACCTCTACCACTTTACTGTAATTTTTATTCCACAGATACAGCTCCATTAACAATGGTTCGGGGGATGGACAAATCATGTTCCACACCAGATCCTGTTCGGACGCATTGACCCCGGGAAAGAGTACATCTCCCCACACGAGTACATTTTTACCATTCACTCCTTCGACACCAGACTCCATCAGGTCAATCAGTTTGGGAATCAGCTGGTCTAATGTCAGTACCGGAATTTCTCCCACCTTGTTAATATCCAGATTTTTATCATCAAAGTAAGCTGCCTTTCCATAGAGTTTTCCGATCATAAGATACGACCAGACCTTGAATCGTATCGCTCCGGATATAATAGAATTATAGTGTGCTTCTTCTATTGCTTTTGGATTTTTCTTACGGTATTCTATAACTTTTGCCAGGTAATTATTTGCATTGATGATAATATCATAGAATCCTTTCGGATTGGCAAATTCATTACCTTGTTTTTCCCTATAGTAATAGAGATCCCACAGATCCTGAGGAGCATTTTTTGTAGGTTCCAGCAGATCGGTACGCAGGTCAGCCAGAAAAACAGCCTGATCAGCAACTTTCTGAACTTTTGCAGCTATTCCCATGTAACCGGAATAGAGTTCATTCGCATTACCCACATAATCTTCGTCTTTCAGGATATCATTGGTATCTACTTCAAAGTATTTTGAACAACCTGTAAAAAATAAGACTGCACAGATTGCTGTTATTTTCAAATAATTTTTCTTCATCTCTTCAACGATTAGAGTTTCAGGTTAACACCTAATTTAAATGTACGTGGTAAAGGAATTTTACCATAATCGGCTCCTAACAGACTGATATCATAGCTATAGGCTGTCACAGGATCGAGCCCCAGATATTTGGTCCAGGTATAGATATTTTCCCCGGAAATATAGATTTCGGTATTGTTAAGTAATTTGAATTTCTGAGCTCCAAAATTATATTTCAGAACTACATTACTCAGGCGCAGATAGGAAGCGTCTTCAATCCAGCGATCTGAAAAACGACTGTTACCCATCGGATCTCCATAAGTTGCTTTGGGAATTGTCGTCATCTGACCTTCTTCCTGCCATCTGTTGAGGATAGCGGTAGACTGATTCTTATAGCTACTCATGTCTTCCAGGCTGCGGCGAACTGCATTATACATCTTATTCCCTTTAGAGAAAGTGACATATCCGCGTAAGGTTAGTTTTTTGAATCTTATATCTACAAATCCGGATCCATAAAATTTAGGTAATGCATTCCCCAAACTCTTACGATCATCCTTATCAATGATTCCATCCTTGTTGATATCTTCAAAGATAGCGTCTCCGGCTTCGAAAGGAAGATTTTTGAAGTCTGTCAGATTAAGACGTGAAGCCTCTGCCGAATTACTGATGACACCATTGAACTGATAACCGTAAAAATCATATGGAGAGCCTCCGACCTGTGTGATCAGGGTCATGCCATACGGGGCTGTAGTGATCTTTTGATCTATGTTATTGAGGCTTTTCACTTCATTTCTTAAGGTACTCAGATTTCCACCTATCGTAAATCCGAAATCTTTTTTCTCAATAAGTGTGAGGTTGGCATCAAACTCGAATCCGGTATTGAGCAGAGTTGCTCCGTTGACATACATATTTTCGATACCAGCAATGGGTGTGACCGGAACGGCCTGTACAACATCTTTGGCTGTAGTATGGTAGTAAGAGGCACTTAAGTTCAATCTTTTTTTCCATAAACTTGCAATCAGACTGACATCCCAGTTTCGGACATCTTCTCTGTTTAAGGATGTATTGGGAATATTCCCGACTACGATACCTGACAGCTGACGATAAATCTGGCTGCTGTAGTAGGCCTGACTGAGTTTGGATGAATATCTGCTGTTAGCTGTTTTGGAATATCCCGCATTCAGTGTCAGCAGATCCAGATTGGCGATATCTTTAAATGCACTTGTATTTGATAACAAAAATGAAAGATCAACTCCGGGATAAAATCCGAAACGGTTCACATCTACTCCTGTAGAGGATGCACCATCAGTTGACAGATACGTCGACGCTTTCACTAAATTCCGCCAGTCATACTGCACAAAACCATAAAAACTCATCCAGTTCCAGGACTCATTATAGCCATCAAAAGCACGTCCTGCAGCATTTACATAATTGAGCGTGCGATAGAAATCAGAGCTGGTATTACGACCGAATCCCGCATCATATTCTCTATCTGTGATCATTCCCTGAAAGCCTACACCTGCCTGAATATTGGATTCATCCAGTTGTTTTGTGTAATCTGCATTTATCTTGTAATAGATATTGGAATTCTTACCCGATCCGGAACGAGCAGAGTTCAGTGCTACGCCATTTTCCAGGGGCAGAATGGTACGGCTGGACAATCCGGGTATAAAGGTAGATTGTCTGTTATAACTGGAGAACAATCCGAATGTACCGTATACATTTATGTTTTGGGTAGCTTTGTATTTAACACCCGCATTGACAAATACATCATAGATATCCGAATTGATGGTTGTTGTATTAAGCAGAGCCAATGGATTTGACACATTGAATTGTCTGACTATATCATAATCCGGCAATATGTTGTTACGGTCATCTTTTCTGTAAGGACTGAGTATCGGTGCCTGATAAAGCGACGCCAGCATAGGGTTAGTCGCCTGAAGCATTCCCTGCTCATGCAGTTTATTCGTCGCATATGTCAATGCTACACTCGCCGACAGGTCAAATTTCTTGCCTAAGGTAAGCGTTGAATTGAGGCGGGTACTGTAGCGTGTAGATTTACTGTTGTCCAATGTTCCATTCTGATCCATCACCCCCAGAGAGAGATCATATTTGGCAATAGCATCCCCCCCTTTGATACGAAGGTGATTATCCGTAACGAATGCGGGAGTATAGATCTCATTTTGCCAGTCTGTATGATTATTGTACAGAAAATTGTAATAGTAGTTCGGGTCATCTCTTAAAAACGGAAAGTAGCTAATCATATCATTCATATCCGCAAACTGAGACATTCCTACATCTCCGATAAAGTTTTTAAAATCACTTCCCTGCAGTACCGGGATACGTTTGTTATTATATCCTATACCATAGTTTCCTTTGAATTCAATAACTGTTTCGAGATCATCTGCAGATGAGGTCTCAATAAGGAGAACGCCATTGGATGCTAATGATCCATATACGGCAGCCTCCGAACCTTTAAGCAATCTGATACTCTTGACATCCTGCGGATTGATGGCATTAAATACACTTCTGGAATACCCTCCGATAATAGTAGATGTTTCATTATCCGGAAAATATGGCATCCCGTTCAGAATAATGAGGGGTGAATTATCTGCAGTTAAAGTTCTTATCCCACGAAAGTTCAGCACGCTTCCCTCTGTAGGCATTCCACTTTTATTAATTACATTCAATCCCGAAAATTCACCGGCTATTACATCTTCAATATTATAGACGCCATCCTTGAAATCCTGATTATATAAAATGGATGTTCCTTTATTGGCAAAAATACCTTCTTTGACTTCATCAAATTTGAAACGTGTATCAGGGACCAATGTCACCACAATAGAATCCCGCTTCAGTGTACTGACCTGCAGTTCGTGAAATCCGGGACTCCATACTGTAATAAGGGCGGAAGTACCGACATCGTCGACCTTCAATGAAAAATCTCCGTTTTTATTGGTTTGTGCAGAGGTGGCACTGTTTTTTATAGAAACAATTGCATTCGCTACTGCAGCATTATTATAGGAGCTCAGTACCTTTCCTTTTATTACCCGCTGTGCAAAAGCCTGCTCTACACTACACAAACCTATAACCGAGCTTACAAGCAAAATTTTATATAATATATTCACCCTTTTTATCATAACTATTCAATAAGCATTCTTTAAAAACATTATAAAACTGCTTTACTCTTTTAATAATTGTTTTGTGTGGGAATCAACGCCCAATGATATAAATCCATTTGTTCAGCCGTTCCTTTACCCAGTCCGGCAAATTCTACTTTTATTCTAAACCGTCTCACCTGAGTACCATCTATAATGACAGGCCCTACCAATCCTCCCCATCCGTTATACTTGGTACTACCTACGGTATTGGTTGAGCGATCATAGTTCCATGGTGTGGAAGGTTCTACGTTGAGTGCACTTTTAATCAGTTTACCATCGATATAGATATTTACAAACGGATGTGTGGTGGAGCGGAATCCCATATACAGATTATATTCTCCGGGAGGAACTTCAACCACTTTATAACCGGTAGATCCGTCGCTGTTGCGTACAGTCATTACTGGTGTAAAGTCTATAGAAAGCGGTGCTCCTGCAATTTTCTCCCCTTTCAGAACCAGTGTACGGTATTTGTATTCCAGTCCCAGTGTCGGGAAACTTGCATTATCGCGGTCTGTCGGGACAACACTGGTCGCATTGCGTACTGTAAACAGGTTTGCTTTTTCATTATCCGGCACATATTCCCAATAATGAAAAAACTGTTTGATCATGTCGATATGTACATTGTTAGGTACTTTCAGTTTCGAGATTTCAAATATTCTGCCGTTACTCATTCTTTTATAAGCCGGATTTACTTGCTGAACACTTGTTTTCCACAGTTTGTTGAAAGCCGAATATATATTTTCTTCACTGCCATAATCATCAACCAGTTTATTATAAAAGATAGCTTCTTTGATCCAGGACATAGCTTTGAGATAATCATCCTCTTCAAATGTTTTCCCAAACTGAGCATAGAGACTTCTCAAATCATTAAAACAATTGTTCAGCACCTGATTGCTTGGCAGAAACATACTGACCTGTACAAATTCTGAACGGATATTTGCTTTTTCAAAAATCGGATTCTTGATCACATAGGCTGAATCATAAACGGTATTTCCGGTAGGATCCACACCTATAGGAATACTGTTGGCCAGATCAAAAATGGTATCATTAAGTCGCAGAATAGTATCCCGGATAATGGAATAATCAGATCCCAGTCCTTCCAGATATTCATAGATACTTACATCCGGTTTCATGAGTTCATTAATCTCATGCACAACTCCGTTTTTACATAGTTGATTACCATTGACAAGAACTGCATCTCCTATCTGATATTTACCTGAAGCATCCTGATTAATAGACAGGTATTTTCCATTCAATGTCTTCAGTCGTAATCCTTTTTTAAGTTTAGAGACATCATAGGTAAGATTGTTCATATGGTAACCCATCACATACTTTTCATCCAGATTTAATTGTGCCAGGCGGTCCATCTGTTCATTATTTACCACCCATACCGTCAGATACTGATCTCTTTGCAGCTCCTGTGCCAACCCGGCTTCTTCTAATTTTGCTACAAATTTGCTATACTCCGGTTTTGATTTCAGGTAGTCCAAAAGATTTAAAGGAGATACGGTAGTCGTTCCTTCTGATGTTCCATAATGGCTGTCCCAGGCTTTTTTACAGCTCGAAAAGCAGAGCACTGCTGCTATAAGAGCAAAAATTAATCTTTTCATAATCGTAATATTTAGTCTATAGGATCAAATCGTATATAATCCAGCGTAATCAGCTTTCCATCTAAAGAAAGTATACGCAGTTTGTGAGATGTTGTCTCTTCAAAAGTGACATTGCCGAGAGACTGTTCCAGCTGTCTGTCTGTACGTGTGTTACTAATAGTATGTTTTTCTCTCATCAACGCCCCATCCAGAATAAATGAACAGATTCCTGTGGACGTTGCCTGAATAGGGCTTGGCCAGAAGAAGGTCACTTTGTACTTACCTTTTACGATTACAGGGCTGTTCATTTCTATCCAGCCTGACTCTCCCAGGGTAACGCGCAAATGATCGTAATTCAGCACTTCACTGTAATAAATACCATCTGCCGGTCGGCTGTTACGGTAAATCAACACATTGCTTCGTGTCTCCGGGCGTGCACTCCAGATAATACTCTTGAGGTCTCCGGTAATAAATGTTTTGTTATACTGTGCACTCAGATTTGGTTTCTTAAACTGGGTTACATTGGCTTCTATATCCGGATAGTCGGACAATTCCCAGATGACGGATACCCTTTCCGGTGTAAACACCGGCATCCAGTTATTCACTTCATGCAATACTCCGTTTTTACACAGCACATTGAACTCTAAAAATTTAATTCCTGTAGTATTAGCCGCATTACTGTTCAACAGTAATTCTCCCTGTCCTTCCGACATCTTGATGAGTTGTTTGTCTGCTAATGTGTTGATATTCATCTTACGCTGTCCTGAAGGGAACTGACCAAGACTGGCATAATCTCTCAACTGACCAAGAAGATGATAAGCGACATATTGATTCAGGGGATTCTTCACATCTGTATAAGGCAGTCCATTACTGGCGGATAACTTAGTAATAAGATCAGCGATACTTCTCACATTGTCCGCAGCAAAAGTCTGATTGGAGACTGCAAATGCGGTATAGCGGTACCGGATTTCTATAGGGTTACCCTGTTCATCTGTGGAAGGTGTATATACTGTTTTCAAACGTTCTTCATAACCGGCCATTTTCACTGCTTCATAGAAGATACTGAATTTGTCCTGTTGAAGACGGTCAATGATCGTTTCTGTCAACGGCGTCAATACATCTTCGATAACATGTATAATTCCGTTGGTTGCTTTTACATCAAATTTTTTAAACCGGGAAAGTCCGTTAAGATATACGGCTTCAAGCCCTCCTCCTCTGAATTCTATACTCAGGTTATCATCCGTTTCATTAAGTTCGTCAATAGCTCCACTCTGAAACTGTCCCAGATCAATAACAGTTCCTGCAATCAGATGATAGCGGACCAGATAAGCAGCATCTTCTTTGGACATATCCTGCACACTTGCATAACCTTTGGCTTTTAAATAGCGGTCAACACCTTCATTAGAGGGTACAAAATGGGTATAATTTGCATTCAGATTAAGTGTATTGTACAGATCCGCCTGATTCAAGACTTCTACCCAACGGGAGAATTGATCTGGATGCTGCTTGAGATATACTGAAATCGGGAATTCATCATAAGCTGTGAAGGTTTTATCTTCAAAGCTATCTTTACAGCTATTGACCAGTAACAGCGGAAACAACAGCAAGAATGCCTGTATGGTCCGGTGTAAGTTATAAATTCGTTTCATAGTTGGTTAGTTTAAGCTATCGTAATAGGGATTCTGCACCAGTAAGCGATTCGATTTCAACTCGTCAATATGAATCGGCAGGTAGTGTGAATTGTTATTTAATAATTTGGACCGTATTATCGGAGATGAGCCTCCTGCTGTACCCAAGAGCACTTGTTCGATAAGGTAATCCTTATACTCATAATTATTTCTCTTGCCGACACGCAGTAGATCATACCATCTCTTTCCTTCACCTATAAATTCGAGTGCTTTTTCATTCAATACGATATTCAGCATCTCCAACTGATTAGAGGCAATAGAGAGGGGTTGAGTGATTCCCGCACGGGCACGTACTGCTGAAACCAGGTCCAGTGCTTCCTGATAATGGCTGGCTCCTTTCATCACATATGCCTCTGCTTTCATCAGATAGATATCGGCCATACGATAGAGTATCCAGTTTTGGTCGTTATTCTGACGTGGAATAGCAGTTCCACCTTCTGAACCCAAATATTTCCACACCTTGAAATCGACACCGGAATAAGATGCAGCAAGGCCACGTATATCATCCGGATTCTGCTGAAATCTGGCCACCATAAGCGGAGAAATAATCCAGTTGTAAGAAGAACCGAACCAACTGATAAGGCCATTGGTTTGATTTTTTGTAAAGTCAAACTGAATTTCAAAAATCCCTTCATTTGAATTGCCCGGACTGAATATGGTAAACCAGTTATTTTTTGTATTTACTTTCCCCTGAATAAGACCTACACGTCCGGAGTTTAATACTTTATCGCAGGCTTCGATGGCCAGATCATACTGCTCTGTCCAAAGGTATACATCGGCTAATGTGGCATAAACAGTCCATTTAGTTACCCGTCCTTTGGTTTCCCATACTGTTGGCCAAAATTCTTTGCTGCTACCAATAGATTGCTGTAAATCGGAAATAATCTGTGTGAAAATCTGAGCAGAAGTAGAAGTCGCAACTTCAAAAGAAGCCTGATCATCCATATAAGGTTCCAGAATCAATGGAGCATCTTTAAAATTACGCACAATGTAGAAATAGGCTAAAGCCCTGAGATAATAAGCTTCTGACAGGTAAGACCGCATAGTTGCTTCATTAAAGGAGGGATCTTTTGCCACGACTTCCGGAGCATAACGGATAACCATATTGGCATAATTGATAATGCTATAGAAGTTTGACCATTTCACAAATGAATTGGAAGGAATAACGTCGAACGATTTGAAACGCTGAAGATCGTTATTAATAAAACCGCCTAATGACAAGCCATTTCCACGGGCTTCTCCCCAGACCAGCATTAACTGTACAGACTGTTGCATTTTTACATACGCTGCTCCGAGTACCGCTTCTACTTCTTCTTTATTGGACCAGTAGGAATCGCTGATCTGTTCGTTTTCCGGTTTTACATCTAACCATTTATTACACGAACTGCTGAACGTTATTATAAAGGCAAAAAGAATAAAAATGATCCTTTTCATATGATTTATACATTAAAAGTTTAATAATATACCCATCGCAAATCTGCGCGGACGTGGTGTACTCGCATTGTCCTGACTCAACATATAGATGTTACTGGACAAGGAGACTTCAGGGTCCTGTCCTGAATATTTGGTCCACGTGAACAAATCCTGTACAGTAGCAAAGACATCAAATCTGCTCAGACCATATCGTTTGACCAACGTTTTGGGCAGCGAATATCGTAGTGAAACGGTTTTAAGACGTACATAAGATGCATCTTCCACAAACCGGTCTGATCCCAGATAATTGTATCCTTCACCATAGAGTGCGCGAGGTATATCCGTGTTATCTCCTTCATGTCTCCAGCGTCTCAGCACAGCGGTACTTTGATTGCCTGTACCTCTCATATTTTCGGTGTCCATACGGGTGCTGTTGACGACTTTCTGACCAAAACGACCATGGAAAAAGGTGGTCAGCAAGAAATTCTTATATCCCACATTGAATCCTGCTCCTGAGGTAAAGAGTGGCATTGCGTTGCCCAGATATACAATATCATACTGATTGATAACTCCGTTTCCGTCTATATCCTGATATTTTGCATCTCCGGCATATACTTTACGAGGTCCGTTCTGTATGACGACTGGTTCTCCATTCAGGTTATACATAATATTACCACTCAAATCACGGGCAAAGGTTTCATCCTGATTTTGATACACTCCGAGATAGCGGTATCCGTAAAATGAGCCAATCGGATTGCCTTCAATGATCTTATGTGCATATTTTCCATTTCCAAATTCATAATTTTCGAACTGCATATTTTCAGGAAGTTCGACCACTTCATTTCTGTTTTTTGAAAAATTGATATTAAAGGAAAGTTGGAAGTCTTCTTTCCGGATAGCGTCATAATTAAACATAATCTCCCACCCTTTGTTGGTCAATTCTCCGGAATTGAAATAACTGATCTGTGAAAATCCTGTCGATGAAGGTAACTCCACATCTTTTTGCAACAGGTCCGTCGTACGGCGGTGATACCATTCCGCTGTGATATTCAATTTGTTTTTGAACAGGGAGAAATCGACCCCGACATCTGTACTAGTGATAGTTTCCCATTTCAGATTTTCCAGTTGTATGGAAGAAGGTGAAATCGCAGTCATATCCATATATCCCGGAGTGATCGGTTTGAATACGCCTAAATATGGCCATGCCCCTGAAGGTGCATTTCCGCTTTGTCCCCAGCTAACTCTGAATTTGGCCGTTTGAAAAATATTCAGATCCTGAATAAATTTTTCATCTCCGGCCTGCCAGGCCACTCCGACCGAAGGGAATCCGGCCCAACGCTGATTCTTACCTAAGCTGGAATTAGATTCCCAACGGTATCCTCCGCTGATGATATATTTTCCTTTATAGGTGTAGTGTCCGTTAGAAATTACCCCAAGATTACGCGTAAGGGTATTGCCCGAACCCATCGATAATACGGATGCTCCTGCGGTCGGATCACTCAGAGAAGAGGATGCATTACCGGAAGTCTCACTTGCATAGCTGAAACGACGGGCTTCATTAGTCTGGAGGAGTCCACTCAGAATGACCTGATGATCTTTTGCAAATGTACGGTTGTAGATAAATTTGTTTTCTGTATTGAGGTACAGATCATCAGAGATCATATCCGAACCTCTGTTAAAGTATGGGTCTGTCCAGATCACACCGGTGACAGACTGCGGCAGAAATTTTTTGTTTTTGGTAGAACGGGTATCAAAACCGACTGTACCGGTATACTGAAGTCCGTTTAATACATCATATGTCAATCTGAAAACCACACGTGCTTGTTCACCCTTAGTATTGTTGACGGATTCGTTGACCATAGCTACAGGATTGTAGCTTTTATCTGTTGTATAGCTCCCCTGAAAATTTTGTCTGGGTGTAAAGTACTGATCCGTTGGCAATCCGTTTTCACCGATAACCCAGGGACTCATATTAGGCATTTTGGTCATTGCCATTCCTCTTGGTGTTGCCAACTTGTTTTCTGTCCAGAAACTATTACGGTCGCTCAGGGAATAAGACATATCTGCATTTACATTCAGCTTGTTGGAGAATTTATAGTTTACACTCACAAGGGAATTGTAACGATTGAATTTTGTTCCTTTTGTAGTACCGATATCATTGAGATAGCCTAAGGATACCCGATAAGTCGCCTTATCTCCTCCTCCGCTGACAGAAAGTGAATTGTCTTCAAAATGGCCAACCTGCGAGACTTCTTTTACCCAATCCGTATTCTGATTATACTCATCAAAATACACCCATGAAGGATCAAATTTGATCTCATTGGTATTGAATAACAGATTGAGATAGGCTGTTGAATTCTGATATCCCAGATCATTGACAGTATTCCAGACCCCATCCTGTATCAGACTGACATACTGTGAACCGTTGAGCATCGGAATAGTAGAAGCCTCTTTCTTAACATCTATTTTACTGGAAAAAGCAAACTGCGTTTTTCCTGATCTTCCTTTTTTAGTTTTAAAGAGAAGTACACCATTTGCTCCTTTAGAACCCCAGATAGCAGTAGCTGCTGCATCTTTGAGCACTTCTATGGATTCGATATCGTTAGGAGAGATATTGACTAAAGCTCCGAAATCCTCATCATTAGCTGTAGAGAAATTGAAATCATCCGATATCTGAGTAGGATAAGGCACTCCGTCTACAACGATCAGAGGCTCAGAGTTGCCATTCAGGGAAGATGTACCGCGGATACGAATGGAACTTTTTGCACCAGGATCCGCACTTGCTATGATATCGACATTCGCTAACCGCCCCTGCAGACCGGATTCTATAGAAGCAAATGGCATCATTTCCAATTCTTTCATATCAAAGCGTTCTGTAGCGGAGACCTGATTACGGTAGCTGATTCCCATTGCATTTTTGTCTGCCGGTTTTTCTTTACTGATGATAACTTCATCGAGCGAGTTTTCATCATCTGATAAGCTCATATTGAGAACTTTCTGCTTACGGTAAGCGACACGCTGGGTTTTATATCCTATACTCGAAAATACAATAGTCAGATTGTCCTGATCCGGTATTTCCAGACGGTAGAAACCGTTGACATCTGATGAGGATCCCTTTAGATTTCGTTTTTCCTGATTCTCGACAAATATGGTTGCTCCTAAAACAGCTTTTCCAAACTGATCTTTTACATTTCCCGTCAATACCAGACTTTTTTGGGCAAATGAATGCAGATAGCAGCTTATCAAACAGAGGAAAAGTAAATATTTAATTTTCATAAAATTTGTTCTTAATCGGTAGGTTTAATTGATATTGTTGAGTCCCGTCTGCTATTATTTAGTAAACACCTTGTTGATCTTGTACACAGCTCCATCACTGAAAATCTTTGGAAATTCACTTGTGACAGTTGCAGTCTCGCCATTATAAGCAGTCAGATTGAGGGCAGTCCCGCTATCCTTAACGCCAAGCATGCGGAAGGTCTGTCCATTACGTTTGGCTGTTATCCAGGATCCTTCAACTTGAAATCCCGGAAACGGATAATCACTGAGCGAATTATCTGGAACAGAAACAAAGTAATATTTCAGGTACTCGGCCAGATCAGCTTTTACCGTTGGTATTTTACCGCTGCTGATCCCTGCAAGTACCGCCGCATTATCAGGCGCAAACAGTAAAAAATTGTTTCCAAACATAAAGGATAACTGGCTTCCGGTTTCCATCAAACCTGCCTGTACCAGCAGCTTGGAAAATTCTGAAAATTCATTTAATGTATTGCCTGCTGCTGTTGCTCCCGATAAGGTAAATTTGATCGTTCCTGTTTCTCTCAATAAAGCTGTTTCAACTTCATAAGCAGATCCGTTAAACCATGACCCCGCGATTTTGGAGGCCTTGATATTGGTATTCATATTATAGGCATTGGAAGAAGAGACTCCTTCATTCTTTACATATATATAGCTGAATGGATTACGTGTACGGAACACTTGTTTACCTCCGATCTGGGTTACATTGTTACTCACGATATGATTAGAAATAAACAACTCCTGAGCTTGTCTGCTCATAGCAACTTTTACACCATCCGTATTTTCCACCTCGACGACTTCATCTCCAAATACCAGCGGGTTTCCTTCATTCCAGAAAATATAACTATCTCCATAAAGGGTATTGAGAATCACTTCATCAGACGGTATAAACAGGGTATAATTCAGATCACGGCTCATCAATGTGCTGATCAGACCCGTATTGACCAGCATCTGAAGGAATATTTTGTATTTGGGATTCTGCAGTACCGGTCCGGTAACACTGTAAAACATATCCGGAACGATAACTTTATTCAATCCGTAATAGACTCCGTTAGAAGCAATTCCTTTAGAAACTACATCCAGATTAGGATCAAATTTGATGACCGAGCCGAATGTACTTTTCAACTGCTTACTACCGGTGATTTCCTGAGGGAAAACAATATTCTCCTGATAGACGTGGTTTGCCATCAATAAGGCTAAAGGCATGAAGTTTACAGATTTAAGATCTGTATAGTAATTGCGCCAATAGCTATTGAAAAAGCTCTGTAAAGCATCATTTTTGGGTGCAAATACATTAAATGCGGTGTAAGCCAGCTCTCCAAGATTGGCATAATCTGCTATTCCTCCCTCACCGTTATAGGACCATTCTGAAGAAATATGCGGCAGCGATCCATGCTTTACAATAAAAAGGGAATCGCCCGCAGCCGCATAATTTTTAGTGGCCTCCACATCATACCACAGCGTTTTGAAACGGTCATAGGTATGCAGGAAATCAGCATAATCTGTTTGTTTTTCAAGGACAGTATGTAGGTTTTCTAAGGGTTCGATGACATCATCAAGAATATAAACATATCCGTTATCTGTAGGTATAGCATATTCCTGTACACGTGCATTAGACATATTGAATCCCCCGTCATTCCATGTACTTCCCGGATAGAAATATTCATAGTTTGATTTAGCATCTATACCTTTTGTACTGAAGTGCATATTGGAAAACACAGGTAAAAAGCGGTCTTTATGAAATATTTTGCGGGTTGCTCCCGTAACCGGATCAGGCAGTGTAGAGATTTCATCTTTACTTCTTGTGCGGTGTTTGTAATACAGTCCTGCACGCAAGGGCTCTACTTTGTCTACTCCCTGCGGCTGATAATTTGTAAATTTCTGCTTATCAAAGGCATAGTAAACAATATGATAGTTAACCACTTTTTTGAGTTCGTTCAAAGGTACCTGATCAATTCCTGTATAACCTTTTTTATTCAGGTAGTTGCGGAATGCTTCATCAGTTGGAGCC
The Sphingobacterium spiritivorum genome window above contains:
- a CDS encoding RagB/SusD family nutrient uptake outer membrane protein, yielding MKRIIFILFAFIITFSSSCNKWLDVKPENEQISDSYWSNKEEVEAVLGAAYVKMQQSVQLMLVWGEARGNGLSLGGFINNDLQRFKSFDVIPSNSFVKWSNFYSIINYANMVIRYAPEVVAKDPSFNEATMRSYLSEAYYLRALAYFYIVRNFKDAPLILEPYMDDQASFEVATSTSAQIFTQIISDLQQSIGSSKEFWPTVWETKGRVTKWTVYATLADVYLWTEQYDLAIEACDKVLNSGRVGLIQGKVNTKNNWFTIFSPGNSNEGIFEIQFDFTKNQTNGLISWFGSSYNWIISPLMVARFQQNPDDIRGLAASYSGVDFKVWKYLGSEGGTAIPRQNNDQNWILYRMADIYLMKAEAYVMKGASHYQEALDLVSAVRARAGITQPLSIASNQLEMLNIVLNEKALEFIGEGKRWYDLLRVGKRNNYEYKDYLIEQVLLGTAGGSSPIIRSKLLNNNSHYLPIHIDELKSNRLLVQNPYYDSLN
- a CDS encoding fasciclin domain-containing protein → MKRLIFALIAAVLCFSSCKKAWDSHYGTSEGTTTVSPLNLLDYLKSKPEYSKFVAKLEEAGLAQELQRDQYLTVWVVNNEQMDRLAQLNLDEKYVMGYHMNNLTYDVSKLKKGLRLKTLNGKYLSINQDASGKYQIGDAVLVNGNQLCKNGVVHEINELMKPDVSIYEYLEGLGSDYSIIRDTILRLNDTIFDLANSIPIGVDPTGNTVYDSAYVIKNPIFEKANIRSEFVQVSMFLPSNQVLNNCFNDLRSLYAQFGKTFEEDDYLKAMSWIKEAIFYNKLVDDYGSEENIYSAFNKLWKTSVQQVNPAYKRMSNGRIFEISKLKVPNNVHIDMIKQFFHYWEYVPDNEKANLFTVRNATSVVPTDRDNASFPTLGLEYKYRTLVLKGEKIAGAPLSIDFTPVMTVRNSDGSTGYKVVEVPPGEYNLYMGFRSTTHPFVNIYIDGKLIKSALNVEPSTPWNYDRSTNTVGSTKYNGWGGLVGPVIIDGTQVRRFRIKVEFAGLGKGTAEQMDLYHWALIPTQNNY
- a CDS encoding fasciclin domain-containing protein, with product MKRIYNLHRTIQAFLLLFPLLLVNSCKDSFEDKTFTAYDEFPISVYLKQHPDQFSRWVEVLNQADLYNTLNLNANYTHFVPSNEGVDRYLKAKGYASVQDMSKEDAAYLVRYHLIAGTVIDLGQFQSGAIDELNETDDNLSIEFRGGGLEAVYLNGLSRFKKFDVKATNGIIHVIEDVLTPLTETIIDRLQQDKFSIFYEAVKMAGYEERLKTVYTPSTDEQGNPIEIRYRYTAFAVSNQTFAADNVRSIADLITKLSASNGLPYTDVKNPLNQYVAYHLLGQLRDYASLGQFPSGQRKMNINTLADKQLIKMSEGQGELLLNSNAANTTGIKFLEFNVLCKNGVLHEVNNWMPVFTPERVSVIWELSDYPDIEANVTQFKKPNLSAQYNKTFITGDLKSIIWSARPETRSNVLIYRNSRPADGIYYSEVLNYDHLRVTLGESGWIEMNSPVIVKGKYKVTFFWPSPIQATSTGICSFILDGALMREKHTISNTRTDRQLEQSLGNVTFEETTSHKLRILSLDGKLITLDYIRFDPID